In a single window of the Anguilla rostrata isolate EN2019 chromosome 6, ASM1855537v3, whole genome shotgun sequence genome:
- the LOC135256822 gene encoding UAP56-interacting factor-like — MSNIDFKSGGGPGLRKDLGGGESAEGLDKIDMSLDDIIRLNRREQHTQRSGTGNRRTLVNGRFSQGRRVGSWASGPSQRGGGVARLGGRGRRMLPVVGRRRGQGVITGLAARRSAALWKGISPLNRPTVTQKPRPLMQRRPAQPTQTDIQRRQHRLAGAQRGQDAAAHRPVQLHRQNAPPIQQIQKEARQATFLFRRGLKVQSIFPFPLALYTWICVPLLSPRWRTSTTSSGILTVSIDNPTARTQPEPPRAWTLHPPVTPPLAVKQEEEERKPPPKGVPLQFDINSVGKQTAMTLNERFRILKDRRVAAAQSGKAGRFVTVG; from the exons ATGAGCAATATCGACTTCAAATCTGGTGGTGGACCAGGATTAAGGAAAGACCTTGGTGGGGGGGAAAGCGCTGAGGGACTCGATAAAATCGACATGTCCTTAG ATGACATAATACGTTTGAACAGAAGAGAGCAGCATACACAGAGGTCTGGCACGGGAAATCGCAGGACACTCGTGAATGGCCGTTTCTCACAGGGAAGGAGGGTTGGATCGTGGGCTAGTGGCCCGTCACAAAGAG GTGGGGGTGTAGCGAGACTGGGTGGCCGTGGCCGAAGGATGCTGCCTGTAGTGGGTCGTCGACGGGGTCAGGGGGTCATTACAGGTCTGGCAGCCCGTCGGTCAGCCGCTCTATGGAAGGGAATCAGCCCATTGAACCGGCCCACTGTAACTCAG AAACCACGGCCTCTTATGCAGAGGAGGCCGGCGCagcccacacagacagacatacagcgACGGCAGCACAGACTAGCAGGAGCACAGAGGGGCCAGGACGCAGCCGCGCACAGACCCGTCCAGCTGCACAGACA GAATGCGCCCCCCATTCAGCAGATCCAGAAGGAAGCTCGACAAGCAACTTTTCTCTTCCGCAGGGGCCTCAAGGTACAGTCCATCTTTCCTTTCCCCCTTGCACTCTACACCTGGAT CtgtgttcctctcctctcccctagGTGGCGCACTTCGACAACAAGCAGCGGAATCCTGACCGTTTCCATTGACAATCCGACCGCAAGGACACAGCCAGA GCCCCCCCGAGCCTGGACGCTGCACCCGCCCGTTACGCCCCCACTGGCCGtgaagcaggaagaggaggaaaggaagCCGCCGCCCAAAGGGGTGCCCCTGCAGTTTGACATCAACAGCGTGGGCAAACAG acCGCCATGACGCTGAACGAGCGGTTCCGCATCCTGAAAGACCGGCGCGTGGCGGCCGCTCAGAGCGGCAAGGCCGGCCGCTTCGTGACCGTGGGCTGA